One Antarctobacter heliothermus DNA segment encodes these proteins:
- the cbiE gene encoding precorrin-6y C5,15-methyltransferase (decarboxylating) subunit CbiE, whose amino-acid sequence MAEVAPWLTIIGLGEDGPDGLTGASRAALEAAEIVMGPPRHLSLLPDLPGQRVDWPVPFADGLDLLAGFAGRQVVVLASGDPFWFGAGSVIARRFAREEWRAMPGPSVFSLAAAHLGWPLEKVLCLGHHATPLTRLRPHLARGVRVIMTLRDGAAVTELADYLTNLGFGPSQLWVMEALGGPRERVTEVRAGAESEGFDHPVAVAVQVAGEGKALPQASGLDDGVFDSDGVMTKRPVRALTLSALAPKPFERLWDIGGGSGSVGIEWLLSHPSTEAITVEPRADRIGLITANATALGVDRLRVVEGKAPEALADLPTPDAVFIGGGLSVALLDWLYAHVPAGTRLVANAVTLESEAVLIAAHRTRGGSLLRIELSEAAPLGPRTGWKAAYPVVQWSVVL is encoded by the coding sequence ATGGCTGAGGTCGCTCCGTGGCTGACGATCATCGGTCTGGGCGAAGATGGACCGGACGGCCTGACAGGTGCAAGCCGTGCCGCCCTTGAGGCAGCGGAAATCGTCATGGGGCCGCCACGTCACCTGTCGCTTTTGCCTGACCTGCCGGGGCAGCGGGTGGACTGGCCGGTGCCTTTTGCCGACGGGCTGGACCTGCTGGCGGGATTTGCCGGGCGGCAGGTTGTTGTGCTGGCCTCGGGCGATCCGTTCTGGTTTGGCGCGGGCAGTGTGATTGCACGGCGGTTTGCGCGTGAGGAATGGCGCGCCATGCCGGGGCCTTCGGTCTTTTCGCTGGCGGCGGCGCACCTTGGCTGGCCGTTGGAAAAGGTGCTGTGCCTTGGGCATCATGCGACCCCGCTGACGCGGTTGCGACCGCATCTGGCGCGCGGCGTGCGGGTGATCATGACGCTGCGCGACGGGGCGGCGGTGACAGAGCTTGCTGATTACCTGACCAATCTTGGCTTTGGCCCGTCACAGCTCTGGGTGATGGAGGCGTTGGGCGGGCCGCGTGAACGGGTCACAGAGGTGCGGGCCGGCGCGGAGTCGGAGGGCTTCGACCACCCGGTTGCGGTGGCCGTGCAGGTCGCGGGTGAGGGCAAGGCCTTGCCGCAAGCCTCGGGGCTGGACGACGGGGTCTTTGACAGCGACGGGGTGATGACCAAACGCCCGGTGCGGGCGCTGACCCTGTCGGCACTGGCACCGAAACCGTTTGAGAGGCTCTGGGACATCGGCGGCGGCTCTGGCAGCGTCGGGATCGAGTGGCTGCTGAGCCATCCCTCGACCGAGGCCATCACAGTAGAGCCGCGCGCCGACCGGATCGGGTTGATCACGGCGAATGCCACCGCACTGGGCGTGGATCGCCTGCGCGTGGTTGAGGGCAAGGCCCCCGAGGCGCTGGCGGACCTGCCGACACCGGATGCGGTCTTTATCGGGGGTGGGTTGAGCGTCGCGCTGCTGGACTGGCTTTACGCGCATGTGCCAGCGGGCACACGGCTGGTCGCCAATGCCGTGACGCTGGAAAGCGAGGCAGTGTTGATCGCGGCGCA
- the cobO gene encoding cob(I)yrinic acid a,c-diamide adenosyltransferase, with product MDDTTARHTEKMRRIKAARDEMMKTKTEEKGLIIVNTGKGKGKSSAGFGMIMRCIAHQMPCAVVQFIKGARATGEATFLRERFVDECRLFVTGEGFTWETQDRDRDIAAAQNGWEIAKAQILDPDIQFVLLDEINIALRNDYLDIDEVVDFLLTQKPHMTHVCLTGRNAKPELIEAADLVTEMTLLKHPFRDGVKAQKGVEF from the coding sequence ATGGACGACACCACCGCCCGCCACACCGAAAAGATGCGCCGCATCAAGGCCGCCCGCGACGAGATGATGAAGACCAAGACCGAAGAAAAAGGTCTGATCATCGTCAACACCGGCAAGGGCAAGGGCAAATCCTCTGCCGGGTTCGGAATGATCATGCGGTGCATCGCGCACCAGATGCCCTGCGCCGTGGTGCAGTTCATCAAAGGGGCGCGCGCCACCGGCGAGGCCACGTTCCTGCGCGAGCGGTTTGTCGACGAATGTCGGCTGTTTGTCACGGGAGAGGGCTTTACCTGGGAAACGCAGGACCGCGACCGCGATATTGCTGCCGCGCAAAACGGATGGGAGATTGCCAAGGCTCAGATCCTTGACCCCGACATCCAGTTTGTCCTTCTGGATGAGATCAATATCGCCCTGCGCAATGACTACCTTGATATTGATGAGGTGGTGGATTTCCTGCTGACGCAGAAACCGCACATGACCCACGTCTGCCTGACGGGCCGCAACGCGAAGCCCGAATTGATCGAGGCCGCCGATCTGGTCACAGAGATGACCTTGCTGAAGCATCCGTTCCGTGACGGGGTGAAAGCGCAGAAAGGCGTGGAGTTCTAA
- a CDS encoding DUF1289 domain-containing protein yields MSRIDRLPPASPCIARCVIDEASQLCTGCARSLDEIAGWGSASEGFRSAAWADLPARAARLGLKTRRLSWQGDTLLAETARRLSDEGARLIAGVWGASGELVRLPGTPCTVQIGDGALNLTLRDAALRLEAARYLTAFEIDRPDAPTLIALAVPVGRAIRDAPAALTALGPDDAALLTRDAGGPRFDLGLGRRAARFTVRCNAPLAATLTRAAGTTWPDHLSRTGLPLRDASPVRVIETPCLRIEIDAKIPMPDGTSPDGPHTHLLPDHIAQGLDTPPTVPMPAGYVATALILPAK; encoded by the coding sequence ATGAGCCGTATCGACCGCCTTCCGCCCGCCAGCCCCTGCATCGCGCGCTGCGTGATCGACGAGGCATCGCAACTGTGCACCGGCTGCGCCCGCAGTCTGGATGAGATCGCCGGTTGGGGCAGCGCGTCCGAGGGGTTTCGGTCGGCGGCCTGGGCAGATCTGCCCGCCCGCGCAGCAAGATTGGGGCTGAAGACCCGCCGTCTGTCATGGCAGGGCGATACCCTGCTGGCAGAAACTGCGCGCCGTCTCAGCGATGAGGGCGCACGCCTGATCGCGGGCGTCTGGGGCGCAAGCGGGGAGTTGGTCCGCCTGCCCGGTACGCCCTGCACGGTGCAGATCGGCGACGGCGCACTGAATTTGACGCTGCGCGACGCGGCACTGAGGCTGGAGGCCGCCCGCTACCTGACCGCGTTTGAGATTGACCGCCCAGATGCACCCACGCTGATCGCGCTGGCCGTCCCGGTGGGTCGCGCCATACGCGACGCGCCCGCCGCGCTGACCGCCCTTGGGCCGGATGATGCGGCCCTGCTGACACGCGATGCAGGTGGTCCGCGCTTTGACCTTGGCCTTGGACGGCGCGCGGCGCGATTTACAGTGCGGTGCAACGCGCCACTGGCCGCAACGCTGACCCGCGCCGCTGGCACAACGTGGCCCGATCACCTGTCGCGCACCGGCCTGCCACTGCGCGACGCCAGCCCGGTGCGGGTGATCGAAACGCCCTGCCTTCGAATAGAGATCGACGCCAAGATCCCGATGCCCGACGGCACATCCCCCGACGGGCCGCACACCCACCTGCTGCCCGATCACATCGCGCAGGGGCTGGACACACCGCCGACGGTGCCTATGCCTGCGGGCTATGTGGCAACGGCGCTGATCTTGCCAGCCAAATGA
- a CDS encoding precorrin-8X methylmutase, producing the protein MPYSYEKDGAAIYKESFSTIRSEADLDRFAPEEEQVVVRMIHAAGLVGLERDVKVSPGMVAAARAALDKGAPIFCDAYMVSEGVTRKRLPADNDVICTLRDPSVPDLAADMGTTRSAAALELWRPRLEGALVAIGNAPTALFHLLEMLEDPDCPRPAAIIGCPVGFVGARESKDALWEAQPVPSLIVEGRLGGSAITVAAINAIASRAE; encoded by the coding sequence ATGCCCTATAGTTACGAAAAAGACGGCGCGGCGATCTACAAGGAAAGCTTTTCCACCATCCGGTCAGAGGCCGATCTGGACCGCTTTGCCCCTGAAGAGGAACAGGTGGTGGTGCGGATGATCCATGCGGCTGGCCTTGTCGGGCTGGAACGGGACGTCAAGGTCTCACCCGGTATGGTGGCCGCCGCGCGTGCGGCGCTGGACAAAGGCGCGCCGATCTTTTGTGACGCCTACATGGTGTCCGAGGGCGTGACCCGCAAACGTCTGCCGGCAGACAATGACGTGATCTGCACCCTGCGCGACCCGTCCGTGCCAGATCTGGCCGCCGATATGGGCACCACCCGGTCCGCCGCGGCGCTGGAACTGTGGCGGCCCCGTCTGGAAGGCGCGCTGGTGGCCATCGGCAACGCGCCCACCGCGCTGTTTCACTTGCTGGAAATGTTAGAGGATCCCGACTGTCCGCGCCCTGCGGCCATCATTGGCTGCCCGGTGGGCTTTGTCGGCGCACGGGAATCAAAGGATGCGCTTTGGGAGGCGCAGCCGGTGCCGTCGCTGATCGTTGAGGGACGGTTGGGCGGCAGTGCCATCACCGTCGCCGCCATCAACGCCATCGCGAGCCGCGCAGAATGA
- a CDS encoding DUF1636 family protein, translated as MNAPVELLVCVKCRRGEEIPDEGVRPGQRLHDAIAARDLPEGVTLTPVECLQNCDSGCSVAMRGGPARWTYVYGNLLETSHPDLLVEGVTLYHAASDGVIPWRARPEHFKRNCIARIPPEQTDTPEEDKT; from the coding sequence ATGAACGCGCCGGTGGAACTGCTGGTCTGCGTGAAATGTCGGCGCGGTGAAGAAATCCCCGATGAGGGCGTGCGGCCGGGCCAGCGCCTGCATGACGCCATCGCCGCGCGCGATCTTCCCGAGGGCGTGACCCTGACCCCGGTCGAATGCCTGCAAAACTGCGATTCAGGTTGCTCTGTCGCCATGCGCGGCGGTCCGGCGCGCTGGACCTATGTCTACGGAAACCTGCTTGAAACGTCGCATCCGGACCTGCTGGTCGAGGGGGTCACGCTGTATCATGCCGCCAGCGACGGGGTGATCCCGTGGCGCGCGCGGCCCGAACATTTCAAACGCAATTGCATCGCGCGCATCCCGCCCGAGCAGACCGACACGCCCGAAGAGGACAAGACATGA
- the cobW gene encoding cobalamin biosynthesis protein CobW translates to MTDLAKLPVTVITGFLGSGKTTLISHLIQNPGGKRLAVVVNEFGDVGVDGEILKGCAIPDCPAENIMELANGCICCTVADDFIPTIEALMALNPRPEHILIETSGLALPKPLLKAFDWPDIRSKITVDGVIALADAEAVASGRFAPDVARVDAQRLADDSIDHETPLSEVFEDQIACADIILLTKPDLAGPEGVARAKALIAAEAPRPLPVIEVAEGVIDPRVILGLEAAAEDDMDARPSHHDAHDDHEHDDFESIVVDLPEVDDPATLVAAIERLAKELNILRVKGYAAVKGKPMRLLVQAVGARVRHQYDRPWKPDEARVTRVVVIAEHDDVKPDAIRAILGAAPVAAE, encoded by the coding sequence ATGACCGATCTCGCCAAACTTCCCGTCACAGTGATCACCGGCTTTCTCGGTTCGGGCAAGACCACGCTGATTTCGCACCTGATCCAGAACCCTGGCGGCAAGCGGTTGGCCGTGGTGGTCAATGAGTTCGGCGATGTCGGCGTGGACGGTGAGATCCTCAAAGGCTGTGCCATTCCCGACTGCCCGGCAGAGAACATCATGGAACTGGCCAACGGGTGCATTTGCTGCACCGTGGCGGATGATTTCATCCCGACGATCGAGGCGCTGATGGCGCTGAACCCGCGCCCGGAACACATCCTGATCGAAACATCCGGGCTGGCGCTGCCGAAACCGCTGCTCAAGGCGTTCGACTGGCCGGATATCCGGTCCAAGATTACCGTCGACGGGGTGATCGCGCTTGCCGATGCCGAAGCAGTGGCCTCTGGTCGGTTTGCGCCGGACGTGGCACGGGTCGACGCGCAGCGGTTGGCAGATGATAGCATCGACCACGAAACCCCACTTTCCGAAGTATTTGAGGATCAAATCGCCTGCGCGGACATCATTTTGTTGACCAAACCCGATCTTGCAGGGCCTGAGGGCGTGGCGCGGGCCAAGGCGCTCATCGCCGCCGAGGCACCACGCCCGTTGCCGGTGATCGAGGTCGCCGAGGGGGTGATCGACCCGCGCGTGATCCTGGGTCTGGAGGCGGCGGCAGAGGACGACATGGATGCGCGGCCCTCACATCACGACGCCCATGACGATCACGAACACGATGATTTCGAAAGCATCGTGGTGGACCTGCCCGAGGTTGACGATCCCGCCACGTTGGTCGCTGCAATCGAACGTCTGGCAAAAGAGCTGAACATCCTGCGGGTCAAAGGCTATGCTGCCGTGAAGGGCAAGCCGATGCGTCTGCTGGTGCAGGCCGTCGGCGCGCGGGTGCGGCATCAGTACGACCGCCCGTGGAAGCCGGATGAGGCGCGGGTCACCCGCGTGGTGGTCATTGCCGAACATGACGATGTGAAACCCGACGCCATCCGCGCCATCCTCGGCGCGGCCCCGGTGGCCGCAGAATAA
- the cobJ gene encoding precorrin-3B C(17)-methyltransferase, which yields MSGWVVIAGLGPGDEALVTPEVTAALSEATDIVGYIPYVRRIAPREGLRLHESDNRVELDRSRHALEMAAEGRRVVVVSSGDPGVFAMASAVFEAVEAGPSEWRALEIRVLPGITAMLAAAARAGAPLGHDFCAINLSDNLKPWSLIEKRLRLAAEADFAMGFYNPRSKSRPEGFGRALDVLREVCEPERVIIFARAVSTPKEALRVVHLCDATPDMADMRTVVLVGSSLTRIIEREGADPWVYTPRSVPA from the coding sequence ATGAGTGGCTGGGTCGTGATCGCGGGCCTTGGGCCGGGGGATGAGGCGCTGGTCACGCCCGAGGTGACGGCGGCGCTGAGTGAGGCGACCGACATCGTCGGCTACATTCCTTACGTCCGCCGGATCGCGCCCCGCGAAGGGCTGCGTCTGCACGAAAGTGACAACCGGGTCGAACTGGACCGTTCCCGTCATGCGCTGGAGATGGCGGCAGAGGGGCGACGTGTGGTTGTGGTCTCCTCCGGCGATCCGGGTGTCTTTGCCATGGCCTCGGCGGTGTTCGAGGCGGTGGAGGCGGGGCCATCAGAGTGGCGCGCGCTGGAGATCCGCGTGTTGCCGGGGATTACCGCAATGCTGGCGGCGGCGGCGCGCGCGGGGGCTCCGCTGGGCCATGACTTTTGCGCGATCAACCTCAGCGATAATCTCAAACCTTGGTCGCTGATCGAAAAGCGCCTGCGGCTGGCGGCAGAGGCGGATTTCGCAATGGGGTTCTACAACCCCCGCTCCAAGTCTCGGCCCGAGGGGTTTGGCCGCGCTCTGGACGTGCTGCGCGAGGTGTGTGAGCCAGAGCGTGTGATCATCTTTGCCCGCGCCGTATCCACCCCCAAAGAGGCGTTGCGGGTGGTCCATCTGTGCGATGCCACGCCGGACATGGCGGACATGCGGACTGTGGTTCTGGTCGGCTCATCCCTGACTCGGATCATTGAACGCGAGGGCGCGGACCCGTGGGTTTATACGCCCAGATCGGTCCCGGCATGA
- a CDS encoding cobalt-precorrin-6A reductase — MTPNLLILGGTTEATALANLMAERGLHGTVSFAGRVDRPRRQPLPQRVGGFGGVDGLTRYIRDRGITHLVDATHPFAAQMSRNAVHAAAEAGIPMLALTRPAWQPQPGDNWTHVPDISAAVRALDGPGRRVMLAVGRMHLDDFAPNPQHTYLLRLVDPPKTLPPFPQYNVVVDRGPFTVDGDRALMEQHGIELIVSKNAGGSGASAKLEAARALNLPVLMIDRPALPDRREVATPQEVLDWVAHAGTDLGV; from the coding sequence ATGACACCCAACCTCTTGATCCTTGGCGGCACGACAGAGGCGACTGCGCTGGCCAACCTGATGGCGGAACGCGGCCTGCACGGCACGGTCAGCTTTGCCGGAAGGGTCGACCGCCCGCGCCGCCAGCCGCTGCCGCAACGCGTGGGCGGCTTTGGCGGGGTCGATGGGTTGACCCGCTACATCCGCGACCGCGGCATCACGCATCTGGTGGACGCCACCCATCCCTTTGCCGCACAAATGAGCCGCAACGCCGTGCATGCCGCCGCAGAGGCGGGCATCCCGATGCTGGCGCTCACCCGCCCCGCATGGCAGCCGCAACCCGGCGACAACTGGACCCATGTGCCGGACATTTCCGCTGCCGTGCGGGCGCTGGACGGTCCGGGGCGTCGCGTGATGCTGGCCGTGGGCCGGATGCATCTGGATGATTTTGCGCCCAACCCGCAGCACACCTACCTGTTGCGCCTTGTCGATCCGCCCAAGACCCTGCCGCCGTTCCCGCAATACAACGTCGTGGTGGACCGTGGGCCGTTCACTGTGGACGGCGACCGCGCGCTGATGGAACAGCACGGGATCGAGTTGATCGTATCCAAGAACGCGGGCGGCAGTGGTGCTTCGGCCAAGCTGGAGGCCGCGCGCGCGCTGAACCTGCCGGTCCTGATGATTGACCGCCCCGCCCTGCCCGACCGGCGCGAGGTGGCGACGCCGCAAGAGGTGCTGGACTGGGTCGCTCATGCCGGGACCGATCTGGGCGTATAA
- the cobN gene encoding cobaltochelatase subunit CobN, whose product MHVIFRESHGLEETETPTDLAQSPAELVVLSLSDSDLGAFAAGWERGGGREGRMPTLRLANIVALKHPLSVDTYIEQTLAGTKGILIRLIGGVPYWPYGIQQIAALAQERGIALAVLPADGRADVRLDEVSTLPVSTLRRLQHLCDAGGAVAAQAALAQMALAAGLYAGPVRGTKHVPEVGAWLPEHGVCCPVLAHVSPEKKPLVLVVFYRSYLVAADLAPVEALCAALRARGFDVFGLFAPSLKAPGAAAWVARQIAHLAPAAIVNATSFSGRGAQGTSPLDAGGVPVFQVALATSTRTAWAEADRGLSPADLAMHVVLPEVDGRLFAGVTSFKEPQERDPDLQFARVAHVPDAERIAAAAERVARWVRLAATPASERRLALVLSTYPGRDWNMAHAVGLDALASAKAILEDLSEAGYAVEPDLSAEALSAARLRWPLTAYKAALQRLPKGLQDDLETAWGAAETDPDCVDGAFSFRALRRGSAVVALQPERGSLAQRDDDYHDLARVPRHAYVAFYLWLHGETDALIHVGAHGTLEWLPGKSVALSEACWPEALCGQMPIIYPFIVNDPGEAAQAKRRIGAMTLGHVPPPLREAGVPERLLRLEALLDEFSNADGLDPRRRGRLMQDIRDEAQAVGVEDDLGVETASCPAEAITRIDRFVCDVKESQFGDGLHVWGRSSDVSPENRPVFDVAPSALAERRALLDALDGRRIASGPSGSPYRGRTDVLPTGRNLYTTDPRSVPTRSAHAQGVRLAEELVRRHLQDEGDWPRGLIVDLWGSATMRTAGEEFAMALHLLGVRPVWDAGSERVNGIEVLPIAELDRPRIDVTLRVSGLFRDVFPTLSVLFGQAVQALAQRDEAPDWNPFVGKAGARVYGPAPGSFGVGIGAQIGDYSDEARQAAGEAWLSASSWAYDDGAGQRDEDGLRDRVRQADSFVHLQDLPESDLLLAEDYASHEAGFAAAQGVTGGHAALYHLDITDPDRPRARGLTEELARVVQGRAANPAWIGGMQRHGFRGAAEIAATLENMAAFAQLADVVPGHLFDLYFDATVGNAEVSDFLADANPEALAAMRARFAALHEAGLWQTRRNSILAALEAAQ is encoded by the coding sequence ATGCACGTCATCTTTCGCGAAAGCCACGGTCTGGAAGAGACCGAGACACCAACCGACCTGGCCCAGAGCCCGGCGGAACTGGTGGTCTTGTCTCTTTCCGATTCCGATCTGGGCGCTTTCGCTGCCGGGTGGGAGCGGGGCGGCGGTCGCGAAGGGCGAATGCCGACGCTGCGGTTGGCCAATATTGTGGCGCTGAAACACCCGCTGTCTGTGGATACTTATATTGAGCAGACGCTTGCGGGGACCAAGGGCATCCTGATCCGGCTGATCGGTGGCGTGCCGTATTGGCCCTACGGCATCCAGCAGATCGCGGCTTTGGCGCAGGAGCGGGGGATTGCCCTTGCCGTCCTGCCCGCCGATGGGCGTGCCGATGTGCGGCTGGATGAGGTATCTACCCTGCCAGTTTCGACACTGCGGCGATTGCAGCACCTTTGCGACGCGGGCGGTGCCGTGGCAGCACAGGCGGCGCTGGCACAGATGGCGCTGGCGGCGGGGCTGTATGCCGGGCCGGTGCGCGGTACGAAACATGTGCCAGAGGTTGGCGCGTGGCTGCCAGAACACGGGGTTTGCTGTCCGGTGCTGGCGCATGTGTCGCCTGAGAAAAAGCCACTGGTGCTGGTTGTTTTCTATCGCTCCTACCTCGTGGCGGCGGACCTCGCCCCGGTTGAGGCTTTGTGCGCGGCGTTGCGTGCGCGGGGATTTGACGTTTTTGGCCTGTTCGCCCCGTCGCTGAAGGCGCCGGGGGCGGCGGCATGGGTGGCGCGTCAGATCGCGCATCTGGCCCCTGCGGCAATCGTCAACGCCACCTCCTTTTCCGGGCGCGGCGCGCAGGGCACCTCGCCACTAGACGCGGGCGGTGTGCCGGTCTTTCAGGTGGCGCTGGCCACCTCGACACGGACCGCTTGGGCCGAGGCTGACCGTGGTTTGTCGCCCGCCGATCTGGCGATGCATGTTGTGCTGCCAGAGGTGGACGGGCGGTTGTTTGCCGGGGTGACATCCTTCAAGGAACCGCAGGAGCGGGATCCGGATCTGCAGTTTGCCCGCGTCGCCCATGTGCCGGATGCGGAGCGTATTGCGGCGGCGGCAGAGCGCGTGGCGCGTTGGGTTCGTCTGGCAGCCACACCTGCTTCGGAACGCCGTCTGGCGTTGGTGCTGTCGACCTATCCGGGGCGGGACTGGAACATGGCGCATGCGGTGGGTCTGGATGCGCTGGCATCGGCCAAGGCCATTCTCGAGGATCTGTCAGAGGCGGGGTACGCGGTCGAACCTGACCTATCTGCGGAGGCGCTGAGTGCCGCGCGGTTGAGATGGCCCTTGACCGCCTACAAGGCTGCTTTGCAACGCCTTCCCAAAGGGTTGCAGGATGATCTTGAGACGGCTTGGGGGGCAGCGGAGACGGACCCGGACTGTGTCGATGGGGCGTTTTCCTTTCGGGCGCTCCGCCGGGGCTCTGCCGTTGTGGCGTTGCAGCCTGAACGTGGGTCGCTCGCACAGCGCGACGACGATTACCACGATCTGGCGCGCGTGCCGCGCCATGCCTACGTCGCTTTTTACCTGTGGTTGCACGGCGAGACCGATGCGTTGATCCACGTCGGCGCACATGGGACGTTGGAGTGGCTTCCGGGAAAATCTGTCGCTTTGTCAGAAGCTTGCTGGCCAGAGGCGTTATGCGGGCAGATGCCGATTATCTACCCGTTCATCGTCAACGACCCGGGTGAGGCGGCGCAGGCCAAGCGGCGGATCGGGGCGATGACGCTGGGCCATGTGCCGCCGCCGCTGCGCGAGGCGGGTGTACCAGAGCGCCTGTTGCGGCTTGAGGCGTTGCTGGACGAATTCTCAAACGCGGATGGGTTGGACCCAAGGCGGCGAGGTCGGTTGATGCAGGACATCAGGGATGAAGCGCAAGCTGTTGGTGTTGAAGATGATTTGGGGGTTGAAACGGCATCCTGTCCAGCAGAGGCGATCACCCGGATCGACAGGTTTGTCTGCGACGTCAAGGAAAGCCAGTTTGGCGACGGCCTGCATGTCTGGGGCCGGAGTTCCGATGTTTCGCCGGAAAATCGCCCCGTCTTCGATGTCGCGCCATCGGCTCTGGCAGAACGGCGCGCTCTGTTGGATGCACTGGACGGGCGGCGGATTGCCTCCGGTCCGTCGGGGTCGCCGTACCGGGGCCGCACCGATGTTCTACCAACGGGGCGCAACCTGTATACCACCGATCCGCGGTCTGTGCCCACGCGCAGCGCCCATGCGCAGGGTGTGCGGTTGGCCGAGGAACTGGTGCGGCGTCACCTGCAGGATGAGGGCGACTGGCCGCGCGGGTTGATCGTGGATCTTTGGGGATCGGCGACCATGCGCACGGCGGGTGAGGAGTTTGCCATGGCCTTGCACCTGCTGGGCGTGCGCCCGGTCTGGGATGCGGGCAGCGAACGGGTCAACGGGATAGAGGTGCTGCCCATCGCGGAACTGGATCGTCCCCGGATTGACGTGACCCTGCGGGTGTCCGGCCTGTTCCGCGACGTATTCCCGACGCTGTCGGTGTTGTTCGGGCAAGCCGTTCAGGCGCTTGCGCAACGCGATGAAGCACCGGACTGGAACCCCTTTGTCGGAAAGGCGGGTGCACGGGTCTATGGCCCGGCTCCGGGTAGTTTCGGCGTCGGGATTGGCGCGCAGATCGGCGACTATTCCGACGAGGCCCGGCAGGCGGCGGGTGAGGCATGGCTGTCGGCGTCAAGCTGGGCCTATGATGACGGCGCGGGGCAGCGCGATGAGGACGGCCTGCGCGACCGGGTGCGGCAAGCCGACAGTTTTGTCCACCTTCAGGATTTGCCCGAATCCGATCTGCTGCTGGCTGAGGATTACGCCAGCCATGAGGCGGGTTTTGCCGCCGCGCAGGGCGTGACCGGCGGGCACGCCGCGCTGTATCACCTTGACATCACCGACCCGGACAGGCCGCGCGCGCGCGGCTTGACAGAGGAACTCGCCCGCGTCGTGCAGGGGCGCGCTGCCAATCCTGCGTGGATCGGCGGGATGCAGCGGCACGGCTTTCGAGGCGCGGCAGAGATTGCTGCCACTCTGGAGAACATGGCCGCCTTTGCGCAACTGGCCGATGTGGTGCCCGGGCATCTGTTCGATCTCTATTTTGATGCGACAGTGGGGAATGCAGAGGTGAGCGATTTCCTTGCCGATGCAAACCCCGAGGCATTGGCCGCGATGCGCGCCCGCTTTGCCGCATTGCACGAGGCGGGTCTGTGGCAAACGCGACGAAACTCTATCCTTGCGGCATTGGAGGCAGCGCAGTGA
- a CDS encoding precorrin-2 C(20)-methyltransferase, whose protein sequence is MRGGTVYGTGLGPGDPELMSVRADRLVRRTRHIAYFRKAGRAGRARGIVNGMLREDVVEFAMEYPVTTEIPLSDPRYNDILSAFYGDCVAHLKALVAAGEDVVVLCEGDPFFYGSFMHLYTRLRGEVPVQVVPAITGMSAAWTATGEPITWGDDVLSVLMATLPEDELAARMADADALVVMKIGRNMPRVRAALEKAGKLDRAWLVECASMDGQAVMKLTDADERVSPYFSIVMVHGQGRRP, encoded by the coding sequence ATGAGGGGCGGGACGGTCTACGGAACCGGCCTTGGCCCCGGTGATCCCGAACTGATGAGCGTGCGCGCCGACAGGTTGGTGCGCCGCACACGCCACATCGCCTATTTCCGCAAGGCCGGGCGGGCGGGCCGTGCGCGTGGCATCGTCAACGGCATGCTGCGTGAAGACGTGGTGGAATTCGCCATGGAGTACCCGGTCACCACCGAAATCCCGCTGAGCGACCCGCGCTACAATGACATCCTGTCGGCCTTCTACGGTGACTGCGTCGCGCACCTCAAGGCGCTGGTGGCTGCGGGGGAGGACGTGGTGGTGCTTTGTGAGGGCGATCCGTTTTTCTATGGCTCCTTCATGCATCTCTATACCCGCCTGCGCGGCGAGGTGCCGGTGCAGGTGGTGCCTGCAATCACCGGCATGTCAGCGGCTTGGACCGCGACGGGTGAGCCCATCACATGGGGCGATGATGTCCTGAGCGTACTGATGGCGACCCTGCCAGAGGACGAACTGGCCGCGCGTATGGCGGATGCCGACGCGCTGGTGGTGATGAAGATCGGACGGAATATGCCACGCGTGCGCGCCGCATTGGAAAAGGCGGGCAAACTGGACCGCGCTTGGTTGGTGGAATGCGCCAGCATGGATGGGCAGGCGGTGATGAAACTGACCGACGCGGATGAGCGTGTCTCGCCCTATTTCTCCATCGTGATGGTCCACGGTCAGGGGCGGCGACCATGA